From the genome of Populus trichocarpa isolate Nisqually-1 chromosome 15, P.trichocarpa_v4.1, whole genome shotgun sequence, one region includes:
- the LOC7454744 gene encoding NAC domain-containing protein 83, with protein MEKLNLVRDGMIRLPPGFRFQPTDEELVFQYLKRKILSWPLPASVIHEVNVCKYDPWELPGDTEQERYFFSNKETKYPNGNRVNRSSASGYWKATGLDKQIISSSWKNNHVVGMKKTLVFYRGKATHGSRTDWVMHEYRLVNVGEETTDNFPQTENSAQNSSYQLDKWVVCRVFLKNKGGTRNGIIETCTNNNARRTQPRFFDFMARDEVVFYSVPSSSSSSSNSSSITDISSNEEDDEQSAQ; from the exons ATGGAAAAGCTCAACCTTGTTAGAGATGGAATGATCAGATTGCCTCCTGGTTTTCGTTTCCAACCAACTGACGAAGAGCTTGTCTTTCAGTACCTTAAACGCAAAATCCTTTCATGGCCATTGCCTGCTTCAGTCATTCACGAGGTCAATGTCTGCAAGTATGATCCCTGGGAGTTGCCAG GTGATACGGAGCAAGAAAGATACTTCTTCAGCAACAAGGAGACCAAGTATCCAAATGGAAATAGAGTCAATAGGAGTAGTGCTTCAGGTTATTGGAAAGCAACTGGCTTAGACAAACAAATTATTTCTTCAAGCTGGAAGAATAACCATGTTGTGGGGATGAAGAAGActcttgttttttatagagGGAAGGCGACACATGGGTCTAGAACTGATTGGGTCATGCATGAATATCGACTTGTTAATGTAGGAGAAGAAACTACAGACAATTTTCCACAGACAGAGAATTCAGCCCAG AATTCTTCTTATCAACTGGATAAATGGGTCGTATGCCGAGTATTCCTGAAAAACAAAGGCGGAACAAGAAATGGGATAATTGAAACTTGTACAAATAACAATGCTAGGCGAACTCAGCcaagattttttgattttatggCGAGAGAtgaggttgttttttattcagttcCATCTTCTTCATCGTCATCTTCGAACTCTAGCAGTATAACTGATATCTCTtcaaatgaagaagatgatgagcaAAGCGCGCAGTAG